The following DNA comes from Lutra lutra chromosome 14, mLutLut1.2, whole genome shotgun sequence.
ttttattgagatataattaatacataacattgtgtaagtataagatgttgatttgatacacaaAGTGTTACAAAGTGATTACCACCACAGACCTCCTTGAAATGATGTgattagtgtttatttttttttctctctttcctttttgtggtgAAAACATTGAAGCTCTACTCTTCTCAACTTTCAAGGATATAAGACGTTGGGTGATGTCATGCAGGCAAGAAGGCGGAAGGGGAGGACGTGGGCTGGTGGCGGAGCTGGCTGCAACAGACCTACTGGGCAGTCAAGGAGAAGTCCTCCAAAGCCTTGCAGTTCATGAAGCGAGACCTGACAGAGTTCACCCAGGTGGTGCAGCATGACACAGCCTGCACCATTGCGGCCACAGTTAGCGTGGTCAAGGAGAAGCTAGCTACTGAAGGCTCCTCAGGGGCAAcagcaagaaggaagaagagtttGTCTGACTTCCTAGGGGTGATCTCCAACACCTTTGCTCCCTCACTGGACAAAACTATAGACTGCAATTTCATCACCCTGATGGGCACGCCGTCTGGCACAGCTGAGCCCTATGATGGCACGGAGGCGCACCTCTATAGCCTGCAGTCAGATCCAGCAGCCTACTGCAATGAACCAGATGGGCCCCCGAATTGTTTGATGTGTGGGAGGCTACAGTAAGGCTTGAgatgagaaccaaaccaggccctgacttgtgcttcctttaaaggctgaatagctgAACAAAAAGCTTAGGTCAATAAAGAcaagtagcactgagaaagggtctgtgctatgtgttgcgcGCTTGCCTACGTGACTAcccacacatttgctagtcagatagagatgATTTGGcgggggtcagaaattcttggctggtggcacctgggtggctcagtggattaagccgctgccctcggctcaggtcatgatctcagggtcctgggatcgagtcctgcatcgggctctctgccagcagggtgcctgcttccctctctctctctctctgcctgcctctccgtctacttgtgatctctctctgtcaaataaataaataaaatcttaaaaaaaaaaagaaattcttggctggtccttgctgtccttgcacgggctatagactacaccactgtaagactgtgctgtgcttacataaactatgtcttgagtggccttgaagtcagtacatctggcgtgagagggtctgctattggtgcttgggaaatagataatgggaaagcttgaaggattttctatgcatgttgcaaactctttagtaatcagctaaaatagatactttcttatgattgtttctgttagctatataatgccttgctgccttgaataaaattggcactattggacatcctccttggtgctcctcctgccctcatctctttctctcttaatttcttttcagcatcctcttaccctctcgaaCCTGGCCAATTTGTTGTGCCAGCCGCGACATTGATGCCTGGCTTTCCCAGTTCTGcctgaaggagaagggggagatgtCAGAGCTCCTTGTCCCAGCAGCTGTTTCCCATTCAGAATTCTGGCATTGGTATTTCTATAAAGTCCGTCAACTAGAGCAGGAGCAGGCCCGGAGGGATGCCCTGAAGCAAAGGGCAGAACAGAGCATGTCTGAAGAGCctggctgggaggaggaagagaggagcttGTGAGCATTTCAGCCACATCTCCAAAAGAGGCAAAGATTCCTGTGGCCAAAACTTCCACATCCCCTGAAGGAGAACCTGGCCCCCTGAGTCCCTGTGAGAATCCTGTGACTCCAGCCGAGCCTCCTACAGAGGTAACCCCGTCAGAGAGCAGCGAGAGTGTCTCCCTGGTAACACAGTTCGACAAACCTGCCACTGCAGCCGAGGCACCAGGGTTGCCCAAGAACCTGTCCCAAAAGCTTCTGGAGACATCTTTGGAGGACCAGGGTCAGACGGTGGATGTGGGTGAGACtgggcccccaccccccgctccgtTGAAGCCCCACATCCCTGCTAGATGCCTCAggggcccagagcccaggcctcCAGGCAGAGTAGAGActctgagggaggaggagctcACAGACTTATGGGTTTTTGAGCTGAACTCCATCAGTGGGACGTCTACACCCTCTAACAATGGAAAGAAAGGCTGAAGCACAGACATCAGCGAGGACTGGGAAAAGGACTTTGACTTGGACATAGCCAACGAAGAAGTGCAGATGGCACTCTCCAAAGTGGATGCCTCTGGGGAGGTGGAAGATGTAGAGTGGGAGGACTGGGAATGAGGGGAGCTGAGCGTGAAGCTCCCCCACCCACAGAACCTCCCAGTCCCTTTCTCATCTTATTCCAGCCCTGGAAGACACTGACTGAGAATGTCTCCCCAGTGGCCTCTGTCAACCAGAACTCTGGGCACAGATTCTGGGTGGCTCCTTGCTGGTCCTTTGGGCCTCTGCTCACATCTGGGAAGGGGCTCACTAAATCCAAACCAGGAACTCTGACTTGTGCCAACCATAGGATGACTCAAAGGGGAGGAGACTTACCCCCCTCACCAGAAGAGCCTACATTTCTCTGCTGAACACCCACTGCTCTTAGGGACTCTTGCTGGGAAGTCCCAATGGATAATTCTAGCCCTTCTACCTGTGTAGATGGAAGCTAAGCACCAGTCTCCTGGAGGAAGTGGATATAACACTCTGTCCACCCATAAGCAGGCAAGGAAGGCCATCCCACTGTCCTTGGCTAGACCGGGATGGCCAGCACATTCTCCTTCCTAGCCGAGTGAGTAAGAGGCATTCCTCTCTGGGAAACTTGCCTCTTTTGGGAAATCTCCCCCTCCCATGCATTTTCCATTCCCAGAAAAGTTCCTCATGGTTCCAAATCTAGAGACCAAACCCTGagttcccacctccttcctcttgTCTGGCCCAGGCTGGTTTGTCCCCATGCCTCTCCCAGGGCTTCTTCATGTTGGATTCACCCAAGTCCTTAGCCCAGCTGTGCCACCAGTAGGAGTCTGCTCTTGCATTTCTTCCCCTCCCCGAGAAGGAAAGGGGTTACTTCAGGCCCTTCTGTGCATTGCCTGGAGGGATACCTTGTCCAACCAGCTACCAACCTCCACCCACCTGTAGCTTAGGACACAAGCCAGCTACCAGCAGTACAGAGCAGCGATCAAAGACAAGTACTTCCGACTCTGGTAAGCCCAGCTTCTCCCCCTCAATATCAaataatattgatatattaatattgataataatatgatGTATATTATCACTTATACAACATATATTGTGACATATATTGATAAATTATCACCCATATTTCTATattctccattcatccattgatggccACTTATGTTTGtacatatcttggctattgtgaacatggGAGTGTAGGTAACTATTCacaatcctgttttcattttcactgggTATACATCTGGAAGTGGGATtgtggatcataaggtagttctactttattttcttgaggaacctTCTGCTTCTTGAAGGGATATGCTGGGGGTGAACTTCTTGAGACTCTCATCATGCTTCTGCAAAAGCTCTTCTTCCTGAAGACTGACCCAGTCTTTGTGGCTCTCAACCTCCACTCTGGTAAAGCTGTTCCTCTCTTGGGGGAATGAGGGGCTGCAGGAATTCCTGGAGACCCTGGTGCTTCATGATGCTGCTTGGTGATTCTTGTACAGTCTGGTGTATTCACCAGTGATTTAAAGGGATTGTGGTCGGGTGTGCTAAGAGAGTGGTGGTCACTTCCACTTCAGACcttcagtgagggggtgggatGGAAAGAatgttgaatctttttttttttttttgatgggatggggtttttctctttgtaattatttctttagtttaATTAAGCTTTTGGTTGTTCAtgcaatattatatattttaaattatacaaaaagaatataacatattattattaaatataatcaccatgctgtacattaggtccccagaacttatttgTCTTACAACTGGACGTTTATACCCTTCCACAGACACCTCCCAGTTTCTTTCATATCTAGCCCCTGGTAACTACATtccactctctgtttctatgaattcagcTTTTTGTAAATTCCGCATATAAGGAGTATCAtatagtaattgtctttctctgcctgacttatttcacttagcatagtatcctcaaggtccatccatgttgttgcaaatggcaactggcatttttttcatggctgaataatattgacatattaatattgataataatatgatGTATATTATCACTTATACAACATATATTGTGACATATATTGATAAATTATCACCCATATTTCTATattctccattcatccattgatggccACTTATGTTTGtacatatcttggctattgtgaacatggGAGTGTAGGTAACTATTCAcaatcttgttttcattttcactgggTATACATCTGGAAGTGGGATtgtggatcataaggtagttctactttattttcttgaggaacctACTGcttttcatagtggctgtaccagtttatcTTCCTACTAAAAACATACaggtttttcttcacattttcaccaactcttataataataattttgtaatgatggtcattctaacaggtatgaggtgatattgcattgtggttttgttttgcatttccatgatgattaatgatattgattACCTTCTTGTGTAATTTGTGTACTTGTTGACAAAAACttacctcctccccctcctcctccttcttgtcctgctccttcctcctccttctcctcatcctccttttttaaaagatcatatttatttatttatttatttaattatttgtttagagagtgtgtgtgtgtgtgtgtgtgtgtgtgtgtgtgtgtgagtggatTGGGggagggcatagggagagggagagagagaataccgaGCAGACGCCacactgtgcatggagcctggtgcaggacttgatcccatgatcctgagatggtgactccagccaaaatcaagagtcaaacactcaatcaactgaaccacccagacgacCCCCCATTTTCTTCTAAGAGGGTCATGGTTTcacattttatgtctttaatctattttatgtCAATCTTTGTGCATGTTGTACAGTTTGGTTCTGCACATGGTTATCCAGTTTTCACCCCATTTATAAgaagagattgtcctttccccattcAGTATTCTTGGCACCCCTTGTCAAatgttaattgaccatatatgtgagaGATTATTTCaggactttcttttctgttccattagtcTATGTGTTTATGCCAGTATGgtactgttttgataactatagCTTTGCAGTATAGTTTGACATAAGAAAGTATAGTAtatactgtgtgtatatatatatatatatatatatatatatatatatatatatatatacatatattatatatatatatatataatagtttgacatacctccagctttgttcttgctCAGTATTTCTTTAGCTACTtatggtcttttgtgtttccataaaattttaggattttttttctgtatctgtaaaaaATGCAATTGGACTTTTTATAGAGATTGCATCACATCTGTAGACTGTTTTcagtagtgtggacattttaacaatgttggttcttccaatccacgaacATGGAATtactttccatttgtgtcttctttaatttctttcatcaaagttgtgtagttttctgtgtatagatctTTGATCTCCTTCattaaattcatatggaaatttaaaacaatttgaaaaaggaaattgtTCCAGAACAAATCATCTGACTTTGTGATATATTATAAGCCTATACTATACTAAACAAGTGTAACATTTGCAAAGTCAGACATATAGGTCAGGGGCAGAGGTTACAGAGTCTAGATGTGGATTTGTGTATATTTTGCAAACTGACTTTTGCAAAAGGAAGCAAGGcaattcaaagagaaaagattGTTTTTTCTGCAAATTGAATTGAAGTAACTAACTTTTCATAAGGAGCAAAATGAGCCTCAACCTTTaccttacatcacacacacacacacacacacagacatgcacacacatacccccaTGGGAACCATGAGTTGGACGCTCAGTTAGGCAAAAATTTTCTGGAGGGATATAAAGAGTatataaataaagggaaaatgataATACGTAATTGTATTAACAAGACATAATTAAGAATATCCTTCAAGATTTGCCATTAGGAATATGAAAAGGCAAGTCCCAAATGAGCCAAAAAATtgtatatagatgatatagaaaCAGAGATCTCCCAGAATGTTTTCccagtatatataaagaactctacaATCTCAAAAATAAGACATACAATCCAGCCTTTAAAATGGGTGAACTATTTGAACAGGtactttacataaaataatatgtaagtGGCCACTAAGcccaagatgctcaacatcattagtcatcaggggaACACAAAGTTACAGTACACATACACTTCAGTTTTTAATTTGGGTTATTAGAATTTGAAAGACTGACAATAACAAGGATTGTCATGCATGTGGACTGAAATGATCatgtattgctggtgggaatgtaaaatggcacatcCACGGTGAGAACATTTTGGCAGTGTCTCTTAAATTTTAGTCTATGTTTGGGTAAGGATTGCCTGCAAAGGTGAAGTAGGAAATATTTTGGGTTTATGGAGATGTTTGATATGCTTGTGGTGGTGGTCGAATAGCTATTTACATTAGTCAAAACTCAAATAGGTGTTGTCTTCCTAAAGCAATTTTTGGGGTAATTTTACCTACATTTGTCATTGGTAATAATTATctattatatacattttctgtgcatttgaggttttttttatgGTAGGAAtactttctcctccttctttttttaaaaatcatttttaaaaatttattttcagcataacagtattcattgtttttgtaccacactcagtgctccattcaatcggtgccctctctaatacccatcacctggtttgCCCAAGctctcacccccccacctcttcaaacccttcagattgtttttcagagtccatagtctctcatggttcacctccctttccaatttccttcaactcccttctcctaactccccatgtcctccatgctatttgttatgctccacaaataagtgaaaccatatgataattgactctctctgcttgacttatttcattcagcataatctcttccagtcccgtccatgttgctacaaaagttgggtattcatgctttctgatggaggcataatactccatagtgtatatggaccacatcttccttatccattcgtctgttgaagggcatcttggttctttccacagttttgcaactgcagccattgctgctataaacattggggtacagatggctcttcttttcactacatctgtatctttggggtcaatacccagtagtgcaattgcggggtcatagggaagttctatttttaatttattgaggaatctccacactgttctccaaagaggctgcaccaacttgcattcccaccaacagtgtaagagggttcccctttctccacatcccctccagcacatgttgtttcctgtcttgctaattttggccattctaactggtgtaaggtgatatctcaatgtggttttaatttgaatctccctgatggctagtgatgatgaacattttttcatgtgtctgatagccatttgtatgtcttcattggagaagtgtctgttcatatcttctgcccattttttgatatgattatctgtttagtgtgtgtttagtttgaggagttctttatagatcctggatatcaatcttttgtctgtactgtcatttgcaaatatcttcttctcccattctgtgggttgcctctttgtttttttttttttaagatttttatttatttatttgacagagagaaatcacaagtaagcagagaggcaggtagagagaggaggaagcaggctccctgctgagcagaaagcccgatgtggggctcgaacccaggacctgggatcatgacctgagccgaaggcagcggcttaacccactgagccacccaggcgccccgcctccttgttttgttgactgtttcctttgctgtgcagaagcttttgattttgatgaagtcccaaaagtttattttggcttttgtttcctttgcctttggagacatatcttgaaagaagttgctgtggctgatatcgaagagattactacctatgttctcctctaggattctgatggattcctgtctcacgttgaggtttatctttgtgtacggtgtgagagaatggtcgagtttcattcttctacatatagctgcccagttttcccaacaccatttattgaagagactgtcttttttctactgtatattttttcctgttttgtcgaagattaactgaccatagagtagagggtccatatctgggctctctcctctgttccactggtctatgtgtctgtttttatgccagtaccatgctgtcttggtgatcacagctttgtagtaaagcttgaaatcaggtaatgtcaTGCCCccagttttacttttgtttttcaacatttccttagcgattcggagtctcttctggttccatatgaatttttggattatttgctccagctctttgaagaataccggtggaattttgatcggaatggcattaaaagtatagattgctctaggcactatagacatcttaacaatgtttattcttctgatccaagagcacggaatggtcttccatctttttgtgtctttctcaatttctttcatgagtgttctttagttcctcaagtacagatcctttacctctttggttaggtttaattccagatatcttatggttcttggtgctatagtaaatggaatcgattctctaatttccccttctgtattttcattgttagtgtataagaaagccactgatttgtgtacattgactttgtatcctgccacgttactgaattgctgtatgagttctagtagtttgggggtggagtcttgggttttccatataaagaatcatgtcatctgtgaagagagagagtttgacttcctcattgccaatttggataccttttatttctctttgttgtctgattgctgttgctagcacttctaatactatgttgaacaagagtggtgagagtgggcatccttgtcgtgttcctgatctcaataggaaggctgcaagctttttcccattgaggatgatatttgctgtggttctttcatagatagattttatgaagttcaggaatgttccctctatccctatactttgaagcattttaatcaggaatggatgctggattttgtcaaatgctttttctgcatcaattcagaggactatgtggttcttctctcttttcttattaatttgttctatcacattgattgatttgtgattgttgaaccatccttgtagcccaggaatgaatcccacctggtcatggtgggtaatctttttaatgtgctgttggatcctgtttgctaggatcttgttgagaatcttagcatccgtattcatcagtgatattggtctgaaattatcctttttggtagggtctttgcatggtttggggatcagagtaatgctggcttcatagaaagagtctggaagttttccttctgcttcaattttttgaaacagcttcaggagaataggtgttatttcttctttgaaagtttggtagaattctccagggaatctttcaggtcctgggctcttgttttttgggaggtttttgatcactgcttcaatctcattactagatatcggtctatttaggttgtcgatttcttcctggttcagttttgggagtttatagttttctaggaatgcatccatttcatctaggttgcttagcttattggcatataactgttgataataacttctgatgattgtttccacttccttggtgttagttgtgatctctcccttttcattcataattttattaatttgggctttctctcttttcttttggattagtgtggccaacggtttatcaatcttattgattcttaaaaaaaaaaaacagcttctagtttcattgatacgttctactgtatctctggtttctacctcattgatctcagctctaatcttgattatttcccctcttatgtgtggagttgatttgatttgttgttgattctccagttctttaaggtgtataGACAGCtgttgtgttctggatttttcaatttttttgagggaggcttggatggctatgtgttTCCCCCTTAGGGCcgtctttgctgtatcccacaggttttggaccaaagtgtcttcattctcattggtttccatgaattgtttaagttctttgatctcctggttgatccaagcattcttaagcaaggtggtctttagcttccaggtgtttgagttccttctgaactttccCTTGTgtttgagctccagtttcaaagcattgtgatctgagaatatgcagggaataatctcagtcttttggtatcggttgagtcctgatttgtgacctagtatgtggtctattcttgagaaggttccatgtgcacttgagaagaatcagtattctgttgttttagggtggaatgttctgtatatatctatgaggtccatctggtccaatgtgtcattcaatgctcttgtttctttattgattttctgcttggatgaacTGTCTacttctgagagaggcgtgttaatatctcctactattaatgtattcatatcaatatgactctttctcttgattaacagttttcttatgtaattggctgctcccatattgggggcatagatatttacaattgttagatcatcttggtggatagtccctttaagaattatgtagtgtccttctgtatctctgactacagtctttaaaatctaatttatctgatatgagaatcgctaccccagccttcttttgaggcccattggcatgaaagatgcttctccatcccttatCCAAAGATAAGTGTTTTTAATCTCCCAAGGGTGTGATTATCTGATGATAACCACACCCTTGGAAAAGACTTAAGACACATAAAAATCtttactataagaaaaaaatgattatgctGCTGTATGCAGGTGAAGCTGGCCATGGAGACTGCTATGTGTTTGCCACAAATTAATTAAGACTTGCAAAATGTACACCACTTTAACAGTGTACATCAATCCCGGGAACtggtttgttttctaattattgttGAAGTATATAAATGAGCGAAGCGCTCTCCACTTCTCCACTTCAGAAAGAGATGAGTGATTGATAAAGTGAATCATAAAGATATTACCAAGGCTTTTTATTCATTAGTTCTTATAGGGCATATCCTAAGATATGTATCCTAAGACAGAGTCTCTTATTACCTAAATTATTCACTTTGAAGTAATTTGGTCACTTTTGAATAATCAATAGCATCATATAAGAGCATTTTGTATCTTAGCGTCCATTcatcatgtattcatttatttcattccaATACTTAATAAGTACACATGAAGAAACTATGCTGTAGATAAAAAGGAGCTAAAAACCCATGTCCTGATAATGGAATACAGACAGATACATAATTgtactacagagaaaaaaatgccatCATGATGATGTCAAAAATATgctaagagaggaaaaggaaagtgagTAATCTCATCTGGGAGTGTAAGAAGGCTCCCTACAAAGAAAATACTTATTCTGGATAAAAAATATAGTAACTACTACTTGCTGGGCATTTACTGTGTGTTGCGCATTATgcttagcatttttttaatctcttattttaatCCTTACAACCGGTCTGTTGAGGTGAATGGTAATTTTATTGTGTTACAGAAACCAATACTCAAAGTGGTTATTGCCAAACTCAAGGTCAGATAGCTAGTCAAAGACATGCTAGAACTAGAATAACAGGGTTGTCTTCAGAACATGTACTCTTTACCAGTAGACTCTATGGCCAAATATAGCTGCATCTCTGTTGGAGTCCCACATGAGGCGaagcattccaggaagagggaagtcAGCACTGAAAGTGGGGAGACTGATAAGAGCACAACATTCCTTGGTCACTCTCTGCAGGTGGAGTTAATGGtgca
Coding sequences within:
- the LOC125085032 gene encoding LOW QUALITY PROTEIN: BSD domain-containing protein 1-like (The sequence of the model RefSeq protein was modified relative to this genomic sequence to represent the inferred CDS: inserted 1 base in 1 codon; substituted 1 base at 1 genomic stop codon), with protein sequence MVMPCVLQKRVVTGLLPSARSNVYDISTGERKKNQLEKDANTTIRQKTTQRNCSSPANCSGPRKCKVCLLPHRRGEPLRLKSPHELGFRVTAEDLDWEKRAAFQCIQDALRGDTEATCSCGPTWPSSALVLSAAVATPLPASDTQVTSMDCSPSSQPLLLWSHPGCSGSNFASTQALSMLSRGSMASLTVPPGLPVLPGDSGNPGSTAQAPFGAVGKKAEGEDVGWWRSWLQQTYWAVKEKSSKALQFMKRDLTEFTQVVQHDTACTIAATVSVVKEKLATEGSSGATARRKKSLSDFLGVISNTFAPSLDKTIDCNFITLMGTPSGTAEPYDGTEAHLYSLQSDPAAYCNEPDGPPNCFDAWLSQFCLKEKGEMSELLVPAAVSHSEFWHWYFYKVRQLEQEQARRDALKQRAEQSMSEEPGWEEEXEELVSISATSPKEAKIPVAKTSTSPEGEPGPLSPCENPVTPAEPPTEVTPSESSESVSLVTQFDKPATAAEAPGLPKNLSQKLLETSLEDQGQTVDVGETGPPPPAPLKPHIPARCLRGPEPRPPGRVETLREEELTDLWVFELNSISGTSTPSNNGKKGXSTDISEDWEKDFDLDIANEEVQMALSKVDASGEVEDVEWEDWE